In Alkalihalobacterium alkalinitrilicum, a genomic segment contains:
- a CDS encoding DUF503 domain-containing protein → MIGAVYCELLIYDAQSLKDKRSVLKSLITRLKQRFNVSVAEIGHQNVWQRSEIAVVTVSSDRIVAEQELERALSFIDRMTELERTVTNYEWL, encoded by the coding sequence ATGATAGGTGCTGTTTACTGTGAGCTATTAATTTATGATGCCCAGTCCTTAAAAGATAAACGATCTGTATTGAAAAGTTTAATCACGAGGTTAAAGCAACGGTTTAATGTATCGGTAGCAGAAATAGGACATCAAAATGTATGGCAACGATCCGAAATTGCAGTAGTTACAGTTTCTTCCGATCGAATAGTAGCAGAACAGGAATTAGAACGTGCTTTATCATTTATTGATCGTATGACTGAATTGGAACGAACAGTTACAAACTATGAATGGCTGTAG
- the rbfA gene encoding 30S ribosome-binding factor RbfA — protein MSNVRANRVGEQMKKELSEIIIREIKDPRVRFVTVTGVDVTGDLQQAKVYITVLGDEKEKEDTIQGLSKATGFIRTEIGKRIRLRKTPEIEFEFDESIEYGNRIETLLTEINKQKND, from the coding sequence ATGAGCAATGTAAGAGCAAACCGTGTTGGGGAACAAATGAAAAAAGAATTAAGTGAAATTATCATACGTGAAATTAAAGATCCAAGAGTACGTTTTGTTACAGTAACAGGTGTTGATGTAACAGGGGATCTTCAACAAGCGAAAGTTTATATTACAGTCCTCGGTGACGAAAAAGAGAAGGAAGACACAATTCAAGGTCTTTCGAAAGCGACTGGCTTTATTCGAACGGAAATTGGAAAACGAATTCGTCTTCGAAAAACTCCAGAAATTGAATTTGAATTTGATGAGTCAATTGAGTACGGAAACAGAATTGAAACACTATTGACTGAAATAAATAAACAAAAGAATGATTAA
- the truB gene encoding tRNA pseudouridine(55) synthase TruB translates to MEYNGILPLLKPKGMTSHDCVFRLRKLLKTKKIGHTGTLDPDVTGVLPICIGKATKVAEYMTDYPKEYIGEVTLGWTTTTEDRSGEILEQKPVEIIPTLDQINEVLNTFIGEIEQVPPMYSAVKVNGKKLYEYAREGKEVERPVRRIKIYELQLVGNEIKSYDNAVSFSFRVKCSKGTYVRTLAVDIGKKLGYPAHMSYLERIASGPFKLSDCYTFEQIETLISNNEVQNSLLSLEKAIEHFPSVLVNSSIEAKIRNGSVLPLLKSIAEKRFTVYNEDGECLAIYQQHPTKEGLMKPEKMLCSS, encoded by the coding sequence TTGGAGTATAATGGAATACTTCCTTTGTTAAAGCCGAAAGGGATGACATCACATGATTGTGTTTTTCGGTTACGAAAGCTTTTAAAAACAAAGAAAATCGGCCATACAGGTACTCTTGATCCTGATGTTACTGGGGTTCTTCCTATTTGTATTGGTAAGGCGACAAAAGTTGCGGAGTATATGACCGATTACCCGAAAGAATATATTGGAGAAGTGACCCTTGGTTGGACAACTACAACAGAAGACCGTAGTGGAGAAATATTGGAACAAAAACCTGTTGAAATCATTCCGACCCTTGATCAAATTAATGAAGTGTTAAACACTTTTATTGGAGAGATAGAGCAAGTTCCTCCAATGTATTCGGCTGTAAAAGTAAATGGAAAAAAGTTATATGAATATGCGAGAGAAGGAAAAGAAGTAGAGCGCCCTGTTAGACGAATAAAAATATATGAATTACAATTAGTAGGTAATGAAATCAAGTCTTATGATAATGCAGTGTCATTTTCGTTTCGCGTAAAATGTAGTAAAGGGACCTATGTTCGGACCCTCGCAGTTGATATCGGAAAAAAGTTAGGGTATCCAGCTCATATGTCGTACCTAGAGAGAATTGCTTCAGGTCCGTTTAAGCTTTCTGATTGTTATACGTTCGAACAAATTGAAACGTTAATTTCCAATAATGAGGTACAAAACTCTTTATTATCCCTAGAAAAGGCGATTGAACATTTTCCTTCGGTTCTTGTAAATTCGTCGATTGAAGCAAAAATAAGGAATGGTTCTGTATTGCCTTTATTGAAATCAATAGCTGAAAAACGATTTACTGTATATAATGAAGATGGTGAATGTTTAGCAATCTACCAACAACACCCAACAAAAGAGGGCTTAATGAAGCCAGAGAAAATGTTGTGTTCGAGTTAA